The genomic DNA TGTGCTGAGCCATCTGTTGCGAGGAGGATTTTCATTTGAAGGCTCCTTGATCGACGACAAGGGTGTTCCGAACGTAACGGTGACACTCAATGCAGGCCATTGTCACGCCCATCCATTTCAGAGCCGCTTGATCGAGATTCTCTGCCTCGGCGGCACTGTTTAAATCATTTGTGAGTCTACGAAACTCAGCGCTGAACTGTTTGTACATCGCATCATTATTAACTCGCCACTTCTCGGACGAACTCATTTTATTCAATGCCTTGGCTCCGTCCTGAATGAGAGCCATATCTTCAGTCGTCAGCCCCTCCAGGATTTTGTTGGACGCTTTGAGTTTTCCTCGCATGAACTGGCGTAGGTCGCTGATTGGTCGACCGTCACCTTCTTTGGGGGATTCGGCGACGGCTTGAGTTGGCTCTTGCGATTTTTTCTGATTCTCCTGAGCAGGAGTTTCTGAACGCATCACTCCCAAAACCAGAAGTGCAAGAATTAAGGTCGCCAAACCAGGACGATGTACGTTCTTCAGCATGAGAGGATTCCAGTTGATAGGCAAGTCGGTTTCGCCTTATGTTGTAGGCGAAAGTGATTTCATCGTGTCGGTGAACAGGCTAGTTTGTGAGTCAGCTCCGCTTTGGATCAACGAAAATGTGACGTTTCCAAGCCGAGGTAATGTGGCAGAAATCAATCAGTCACTGGTCACATCATCCGTATTCTTATCGGGAGTCGTTCCGTCAGTCTGATCACCTCGAATCGTTAACACAGGGCATTGAGCGTGACGGAGAACTCGCTCTGCGACACTCCCCAAAATCGCGTGCGAAAATCCGGTTCTTCCATGGGTTCCCATCACAATCAGGTCGATGTCTTGAGTCTCCACAAACTCAAGGATCTCACTGATCGGATTTCCAAATTTCATGTGACTGTCAACGGCTTTTAAGCCTTCAGGAAATTGGCTGATAAGGAGTTCCAGAGATTGCTTCACAGCTGACGAAATTTCTTTGCGTCGCTGCGGTAGGTTTTCAAGATAACCGGGGAAAGCAAGTCCCATTCCAAAATCAGGAACATCGAGAGACACGTCGTGAATCACATGCAGTACCTGCAACTCGGCATCGTATCGACTCGCCAGGTCAGAAGCGTAAACAGCTGCAGCTTCCGCGCACTCACTGAAGTCCGTTGGGAATAGAATTCGTTTCAAGTTCACCATTTGTCCACTCTCGCTCCTGAAGCAAATATGATTTTAGAGCAGTTTGCTCTACCGAGTCCCCGTGAAGAACGCGTTTCTTAAGAGCAAATTGACGATTGGTTTGCAGTAATATCGCTGCATGTTGGGTGGCCGTAGACCTCTCCCGGTGACTCACCGGGGGCTGTATCGGCACTGAACATCAATCCGAAAAATGTGATCGACATTACGATCAGTCTTGTGGCGAGTAATAGGTGCAGTTGCCTAACTGATCCTCAGGGCCACAAAACACGAAAGTGTTCGAGTTGTTCACTGATCAGGCTGCAAAAACAGGACCGTTTTCAAGTAAAGCTGGAGGCAGAAGTTAATAACCTCATGAATGTCAAAGATGTGCGAACCTTGCCGAATTCAAGGTGTGCTGTTTCGTCACGCTTCCCGGCAGTATGCGCGCGATATCGCACAGCGGTCGCCTTCTTGTCGGCGCCGTCGGAACTGTTGCACTTTGTGTCGAGACGACATCATGTATCGTTCAGGTCTGCAGTGATCCCTTTAAAGCAGTGTTCCCTTTAAAACGGTTCGCACTACCGAGTGTCAGTGAAGAACGCATTTCGCTAGTAAAATGCTGCTCGCCACGGGCAGAGACAAGACCGATCCTGGGTTGGCTTCAGTAGGGGTTAGGCTGTTTGCAGGGGAGTACAATTTCAATTGTTGCTCCTTTCGAAGTGTTGGCAGCGACATAAATTTCCCCGTGATGTGCCTCGACAATACGTTTCGAGATCGGCATCCCCAAGCCTGTCCCTTTTTGCTTGGTTGTGTAGAAGGGCTCGAAAATGTGGTTGGGGTCCTGATGCTCAATGCCAGGTCCATTATCAGAAATTTGAACCCTGATAGCGGGGGCATTCTTGTATTCGCAGGCCTCGGATTTGAGAGTCACAACAGATTCCGGCGGAGAAGCAGCGGCTGCGTTTTCAAGAACATTTCGAAACACCTGTTCGATTCGCAACCTGTCTACTACACATAGTATTTCAGGCAGATCATCGTGAGCTTGTAGCACAATTGGTCGGTCTTCCATTGCCTCTGTGATGTGTTGCCAAGCTGCTTCCCAGATGTCCTTTAAGCGACAGGGCCCTAATGAAAGCTGGATCGGGGCAGCGTATCCCCGGACCTCTTCGTACAGCCTTTGCAACTCATTCAGCGCCTCTTTGATTCTATGAGTCAGGTCCATATGAGCCGGTTGCTCGACGAGATCAAGCGAGAGCATATCGAGACATGCCCGAGCCCGCTGCAATGCATTTCGACTTTCGTGAGCCAGGCCGGTAATCATTTCTCCGATAGCAGCTAGCCGTTCAGACTGGACGAGTTGACTTTTGATATTCATGAGATCCGTCACATCGTGACCGATCGACAGGACAGCTGTGATTTCGCCGTCGGCATCACGTAATGGCTTTCCCCACCATGCAATCTGTCGCAATAATCCAGACTTCGTTCGTATTGGATTGACGTTCCCTTCAATCTCCGCTCCCAATATTACACGATCGAAACTTTCCCGAATTTGTTCCTCTGAGCTATCTGGGATGAACAATTCAAACCAGTTTTGATCGCGGACTTCTTCAAGTTGAAATCCCGAAACCACTTCCATGAATTTGTTGAAGCGAACGATTTTCCCTTCACGGTCAAGGATTAAGATAATGACCTGCGCCGTTTCAAGAATCCGGTCTGAGAAGTCTCGTTGTTTTCGCACCTGTTCTTCATATTGTTGTCGTTCGGTCACATCGTTGATCAACCAGACTTCATGATTGTCGTAACGATACCCCGAGAACTCGACGATCATTTTCCGGCCGTTTTTTGTGACAAGGTCAACCAGCCAAGGCTGAGACAAGCCTGTCGTTCGAGCGTTTTCATAGGCCGCCTGGTATTCATCTTTGCGTTCTCCAAACAAAATTCGGAACCACGCATCTCGGTCAGACAGTTCGGCGTCGGAATAGCCCGTCAATTCTTCGACTCGTCGATTCACACGCACCAAGTTCGATTTCAGGTCAACATAGGCAGCCCCGGCAGGCAAGTTGTCGACCATGAATTGGACTTGCTCGTCGCGCATGCGAACTTCATCACGGGCTTCTCTTAGTTCAACGAATCTTCTTAAGCGGGCACGGAGTTGATCCGGATCGATCGGCTTGAGCAGGTAGTCCGATGCACCAAGACGGATTGCCTGCAGGCTGCTTTCAAGGTCGGCATAACCGGTGATGACCATCACGGCAGCTTCTGGAGCCTGCGCGATAATCTGAGGCAGAAGTTCTGTGAGAGTGCTATCCGGAAGTTTGCGATCGACCAGAATTGCGAAATAATGTTGCCACTCCTCTCGGTCGAGTGCCGCTGACGCGGAATTCGCGATGTCGACTCGATAGCCATCGAGCTTCAGGATTCTGGCCAACCCCTTGCAGAGTTTTTGATTGTCGTCGATGACCAGAACCGCGTGCGGAGATGCGATTTGAGTCATGATGTTGACCTGATGAGGTCGAGAAGCTTCTCAATATCTAACGGCTTAGACAGAAGTTCCACCGGTCCGATAGCATGGACTTCACCAACGACTTCGTCGGTGAAAAAAGCCGACATGAAAATCGTAAAGGACTCCGGAACAATTTGTTTCAACTGGCGATATGCTTCGACTCCGCCGATCCCTGGCATGCGGACATCGATCAGCACAAAATGGGGCTGAAAAGTTTTGGCTAGGGAAATTCCATGTTCCCCGTTGCTGGCGGTTTCAACATCATAACCACTTGCTTTCAGGACTCGAGCGATCGTGCGACGCATTCCACTTTCATCATCCACAACCAGCACTCGGAGCGTCCGATCGATTCGATGAGATTTGACGACGTCACATTCAACTCGCGATTGAATCACTCTTTTGGCTCCATGATAACCTCACCACCAACCAGTTCATGGCTGGGCAGGGTCAGTCGAAAAATAGCTCCAGCTCCCGTGTGATCAACCAGTTCGAGGGTCCCTCGATTCTGCTCAGCGTAACGTTTGGAAATCACAAGCCCCAGTCCGATTCCTTTCGTCTTGGTTGTAAACAATGGCTCGAAGATTCGCAATCGTTGAGATTCAACAACCCCTTCTCCTTCGTCCTGCACATCGATCATGATATGTGAGCCAGTGCTTGAAATGACAATCTGAATTGTGATCGGGTCAGCTGAAGCCTGCACGCCATTGACGATCAGATTTTCGAGAATTCTCGCAATTTGGTCGGCATCGGCAGTGACGTTGAAGGATTCAATTCGAGATTGAACCAAAACCAATTCGTCGTCTGTCGGCCTGCGCTCTTCGACCAGTTTATGGATGAACTGCACGATGTCAAAGGTTGCGGATTGTTGCGGAGGGTCTCGAGTGTAGTCCAATAAATCGCTGACGATGCGGTTGGCTCGATCAATCTCTTCCAGGATTTCTTCGACGGACTCTTGTGCATCATCATCAAGGGTTTCTTTGACCATGTCCAGGTAATAAGCTGCATTTCGAATGACACCCAATGGGTTTCGGATTTCATGAGCCACGCTCCCGGCGAGTTGTCCCAGCAACGCCAATCGCTCGTAGGAATGTCTTTTTCGAATTTCGGACTCGACTCTCTTGCGATCTGTTAAATCAACAATGTATGCCATGACCAGCATTCCCTCGCTGGTTTTCATGGGGTGAAGACTAATGTCAACTGGAAATTCGGTTCCATCTTTGCGGCGACCGAACAAGTCGTGTCCTGCCCCCATCGGTCTGGCCTGAGGTGCTTTCAGGAATTTGTCGCGGTCACTGACATGGCGCTCATGGAACCGGCGTGGGATCAGGCATTCGACTGACTGAGTGATGAGTTCGTCCCGGTCATACCTGAACCAGTTTTCGGTTTGCCGATTTACCATCACAATCTTTCCGTCCCTGTCGACAATAACCATGGCTGCAGGGGACGATTCCACAACGAGCCGAAAACGTTCTTCGCCCGGTTGTCGTTGTGCGTCATCAGCGTTGAGATTGGTTCTGCTCAAAGCGAACTTTCTACGTGGGTGTAAGATTCAAAAGGGTTGACACTATGAATCAGCCTGGGGGATGCAAAGAGCGTACCTCAAATACGAAAAAGACTCCGAACTCTCGCCATCGTCGCCAATTGTCCTGTGCAAGAGCCTGAGCAAGAAAATGAGGAATCATTGTGCATGGTTGCATAGTAAGGAATCATTGTGCATGGGGGCACAGGCACGTGTCAACGTGCACGTTTCGCACTGACCGCTTGTCTGAATCAGCAAAAAAACTTCGCTCTTTTCACACAGTTGAGAATGTCTCAGCGACGCCATTTCTGCCACCAAATTCACATTTCAGCAACATTTCAATGCCATGAATGGCGTTGTGAAGAGTCGCGACTATTTGCGTCAATTTTTTGTAATTTAACAGAAACGAAATAATTCTCTAACTTCGGAATAGATAATGCAAGGTTGATGATAGCCGATGGCGAAGTGCTTCCTCGATGTCCCTTTTGTAAGTCGGCATTCACACTTTTCAGCGTGCAAATTTAGGATCAACAGAGTCACCCAAGTTTGTAGATCAGCCCGTAACCTGAATCCTGATTGGTATGGCAAAGGAGAGGTGCGATCTGCACGATAAGGAAATTCACAAATGGCAGTATTGAATTTATTGAATAGCCCAGACAAAGTCCGTCAGCCAACCAAACTGAATTCAGCAGGCCAGCAAATTTGTAAATCTGCCAACGCCATCTTGAATCGGCAGTACGTTCTTGGCATTCAGCGGTTGGAATGTCTCTGGGAAAACGGGAAACTTACGATTACCGGGCGAGTTCCTCTTTACTACCACAAACAGCTTGCACAACAGCTCATTATGGACGCCAACATCGGCGGGATCAAACTGCTTGTAAATGAAATTGAAGTCTGTTGATTATCAAGATTATTCTTCTCCGGTCATCAACGAAAATGTAGCAGGGACGTCAGCCTGAATCGGTTGATTCGCCTGATTCGCTCGCTAACTTGAGTGATCGCTTCTTCCTATGTGAACATCCATGGCGGAGTGGCGGTTTTAGACGATGACCTTTTGACTTTCTCGCTCACGAAGTCTCCTACATTTTCTGCCAGATCCGCCCAAAGTGTCGCTCGTCCCGGAAAAATGCTGATGACATTCTCGAAGCGTTTCGGTTGTGTCGCATGGTCGATGATCGTAGGTCGGAAGACATGCGTAGGATTGATTTCTTCAGGGTGAAGTGCCTGAACCGTAATGCCCGCCCATTCTTTTCGCTGTTGAGCATTTTCGAATGCCCCCGGAAGCAACCGTTTGACTCGCTCCTCAATGATCCGGATCTCTTCAGGGTTGACCGTCGTATCTTTCGGCTCTTGAACAACCTTCCAGCGTTCGCTCCCGAAGACAGAACCGCTCTCGTGCGGCACATGGTTGAATCCCTCTTGATCGACCAGGTGAAAGGGATCAAGGCTCAAGACAGGCTCAATGGCGAGAAGGTGCGATTTGACGTACACGAGTTCGTAGTCGGGTTGCTCGCCAGCGACGTTTTCAAACAGTGGGTAAAATGACTTTCGGCTTGCTGCTCCAACTGCAAGGATGACCAGTTGCCCTCGCAACTCTTCGCCCGTCCCAAGTTCGACACCGTAAACTTGCTTTTTATCTGTGAGCAGTTTCGAGACGAATGTCCCTGATCGAATCTCAACACCAGCCGCGCGTGCTGCGACTGATAAAGCATCGAGCAGGACATGCGGTCGGAAAGATCTGTCTGGCAGTCGCAGTAGCCACGATATTTTCTTGCGATCTACCTGTGGCATATTCCAGCTCGCCTCACCCTCGGTAAGTTCTCGATACGGGAGGTTCGCTGCATCCCAGGCTGAAGTCCATTTTTGTCTGTCAGAATCGTTCATGCTGCCGAAGATCATTGGAGCCATCTCTGGCTCCAGGCATTCAGGACAAAACTGGACCGTTTGCAGCAGAGACTTGTGGCAACGGGTCGCCAATTCGTTATCAATTTGGGCAAATGAGGCACCGCTGTACAACCACCCCTGATTTTCCGTCGACGCTGCATGGCCTAACTTTGAGGTCTCGAGCAGTGTGACTGGAAAGCCCGCCTGCGATAGTTGTGTGGCACTCGCCAGACCGGAGAAGCCGCCGCCAACGATAAGAATACGCTCGACATGAGAGTTTGCAGCCATTTCAGTCGCCTCTTTAAATTCAGAGATATTGGCGAATCGACTCCGGGTGAATCATCGCAAAATTGAAGTCCGTCGTTATTTGTCTTCAGGTAAGATGCTCACCAAAAGTTACAAACCGGGATCAATTGGTAATTGACAAGCTCAATTCAATAGTAACCCGGTTCACGGGGCAACGAAACGAAAATCTCATACGCCACGTTGCAAAAGGGAATCGATTCTGATTCAGTTCAGCGAGACGAATGAGTCTGCTGCTGAATTCGAGTTGGCTTTGATCTCATCAAAACTCAACGGAAAAATCTCAATCATTAAAAAATCTTCGGTTTGCTGGATCAATCGGCTCTCTCATGACACTTTCATCATCAACGGGTTGAGGAGCTAGGGCATGACGAATTCATGATCTTCCGGGTGAATCGTCATGACAGGGCAGGGAGCTTTGCGAACGACTCGTTCTGCAGTGCTGCCCATAAACATCTGTACGATGGCACCTCGTCCGTGGGTCCCCATGACGATGAGGTCGATATCATGTTCTTTCGCGTAACGAACGATCTCGACGAAGGGTCTTCCCGTGCGGACACTCCGTGTC from Thalassoglobus polymorphus includes the following:
- a CDS encoding BON domain-containing protein gives rise to the protein MAVLNLLNSPDKVRQPTKLNSAGQQICKSANAILNRQYVLGIQRLECLWENGKLTITGRVPLYYHKQLAQQLIMDANIGGIKLLVNEIEVC
- a CDS encoding universal stress protein, whose product is MVNLKRILFPTDFSECAEAAAVYASDLASRYDAELQVLHVIHDVSLDVPDFGMGLAFPGYLENLPQRRKEISSAVKQSLELLISQFPEGLKAVDSHMKFGNPISEILEFVETQDIDLIVMGTHGRTGFSHAILGSVAERVLRHAQCPVLTIRGDQTDGTTPDKNTDDVTSD
- a CDS encoding response regulator, which produces MIQSRVECDVVKSHRIDRTLRVLVVDDESGMRRTIARVLKASGYDVETASNGEHGISLAKTFQPHFVLIDVRMPGIGGVEAYRQLKQIVPESFTIFMSAFFTDEVVGEVHAIGPVELLSKPLDIEKLLDLIRSTS
- a CDS encoding two-component system sensor histidine kinase NtrB; translated protein: MSRTNLNADDAQRQPGEERFRLVVESSPAAMVIVDRDGKIVMVNRQTENWFRYDRDELITQSVECLIPRRFHERHVSDRDKFLKAPQARPMGAGHDLFGRRKDGTEFPVDISLHPMKTSEGMLVMAYIVDLTDRKRVESEIRKRHSYERLALLGQLAGSVAHEIRNPLGVIRNAAYYLDMVKETLDDDAQESVEEILEEIDRANRIVSDLLDYTRDPPQQSATFDIVQFIHKLVEERRPTDDELVLVQSRIESFNVTADADQIARILENLIVNGVQASADPITIQIVISSTGSHIMIDVQDEGEGVVESQRLRIFEPLFTTKTKGIGLGLVISKRYAEQNRGTLELVDHTGAGAIFRLTLPSHELVGGEVIMEPKE
- a CDS encoding PAS domain S-box protein: MTQIASPHAVLVIDDNQKLCKGLARILKLDGYRVDIANSASAALDREEWQHYFAILVDRKLPDSTLTELLPQIIAQAPEAAVMVITGYADLESSLQAIRLGASDYLLKPIDPDQLRARLRRFVELREARDEVRMRDEQVQFMVDNLPAGAAYVDLKSNLVRVNRRVEELTGYSDAELSDRDAWFRILFGERKDEYQAAYENARTTGLSQPWLVDLVTKNGRKMIVEFSGYRYDNHEVWLINDVTERQQYEEQVRKQRDFSDRILETAQVIILILDREGKIVRFNKFMEVVSGFQLEEVRDQNWFELFIPDSSEEQIRESFDRVILGAEIEGNVNPIRTKSGLLRQIAWWGKPLRDADGEITAVLSIGHDVTDLMNIKSQLVQSERLAAIGEMITGLAHESRNALQRARACLDMLSLDLVEQPAHMDLTHRIKEALNELQRLYEEVRGYAAPIQLSLGPCRLKDIWEAAWQHITEAMEDRPIVLQAHDDLPEILCVVDRLRIEQVFRNVLENAAAASPPESVVTLKSEACEYKNAPAIRVQISDNGPGIEHQDPNHIFEPFYTTKQKGTGLGMPISKRIVEAHHGEIYVAANTSKGATIEIVLPCKQPNPY
- a CDS encoding NAD(P)/FAD-dependent oxidoreductase, whose translation is MAANSHVERILIVGGGFSGLASATQLSQAGFPVTLLETSKLGHAASTENQGWLYSGASFAQIDNELATRCHKSLLQTVQFCPECLEPEMAPMIFGSMNDSDRQKWTSAWDAANLPYRELTEGEASWNMPQVDRKKISWLLRLPDRSFRPHVLLDALSVAARAAGVEIRSGTFVSKLLTDKKQVYGVELGTGEELRGQLVILAVGAASRKSFYPLFENVAGEQPDYELVYVKSHLLAIEPVLSLDPFHLVDQEGFNHVPHESGSVFGSERWKVVQEPKDTTVNPEEIRIIEERVKRLLPGAFENAQQRKEWAGITVQALHPEEINPTHVFRPTIIDHATQPKRFENVISIFPGRATLWADLAENVGDFVSEKVKRSSSKTATPPWMFT